One Penaeus chinensis breed Huanghai No. 1 chromosome 12, ASM1920278v2, whole genome shotgun sequence DNA segment encodes these proteins:
- the LOC125030942 gene encoding uncharacterized protein LOC125030942 isoform X32 has protein sequence MATEPPTTTSEQTAPTTQAPDIETTIQTTTKAPVTEPPVTAAPTQAPDTETTTKEQTEPPVTQAPDTETTTKTEVTTKQTESPVTAAPTTQAPDTETTTKAKEQTEAPTTAAPAPDAETTTKEQTAQPPPATAQPPPVTAQPPPATAQPPPVTAQPPPVTAQPPPATAQPPPATAQPPPVTAQPPPATAQPPPATAQPPPVTAQPPPATAQPPPTTAQPPPTTAQPPPTTAQPPPTTAQPPPTTAQPPPTTAQPPPDTETTTIAQEQTEAPAPETTTKAKEQTEAPVTAAPTPETTTKAKEQTEAPATAAPAPETTTQAKEQTEAPVTAAPVPAPETTTKAQEQTEAPVTAAPAPETTTKAKEQTEAPVTAAPAPAPETTTKAKEEQTDAPATAAPAPETTTKAKEPTASPVTAAPAPAPETTTKAPAPVTEAPAPVTEAPVEATTAQFNTSGFTGSVSTFYTLAASDGNIIVITFGVELILKLTQEKAFTFVFVLQVRSSGTVTETFSSMASLAALSGVRQETVISRAETNEEGTDTTTFISALDRQNKTSTGNNTECLYTMEVTLMKIQFTNSLTGELYPCDLDNQANAQPPYLEIKDKYNNTVTHRYCYVDQNVSIHSFGDQMFGYIVTNGDPNIIPDIQVVQKKEEYCCGGVFYGAFRVPLIIPSPDYPQYKPHMRCPFIFRCDEDYDDCVIRLEFENFNLASNDLSRSRRQALNESDFGNRTDATTLAPYVPPTGSDFNRTICAGEDVVRVSQCGSISAINSREFCADNPPSQVYTGYKEVLLYFDSNDERQDQGFVIKFTPKDRRKWIYSDAELEPKCSCAHNLPNQIRKYFRKKNKSKANKAKANNEPLRRVRREEREKLKERRKVEESRIPERRTRKPKNGDNKDTNANDPGKKREEDVEGPRRRKKKLQGGDSITEGQNSGKNGRDKEEKNGEKPKGRKKKRMKVEDKDTENQNKKKKDGGDIEENGPKRRRKNGGNEEKDKRQKKRRKKIGNTNASENEGGNEREQKKFTKDIRKDKLLEKKEKRLQKKNKNGEEDMPMTRAFNGKTNRKRQQYPWLVSLIQYERPLVGEKVNPDRPVERVCGGTLLSERYVLTTTACCTYCKTVWEKKNKKNNRLRKKRAAEGEDNKMTNKRKRRKGEDKKGEVKEGEDDTEKKGGNKRRRKNKNTNGELENGGKNRDKDEKPKRNGKGRGMKKGDKKNDNKNDDDDENKGKGKRKNKGDKNNNNKNNNDDENKGKEKVRIKETKTTTAKTITTLRTRTRKDAKERRRATRRKTPATTYRTPAPDRTRRCATRSRKTWVRSSARVPSTSRSSGTSSH, from the exons AACAAACGGAACCACCGGTAACACAGGCCCCAGATACAGAAACTACCACGAAAACTGAAG TAACTACAAAACAAACGGAATCGCCTGTAACGGCAGCACCCACAACGCAGGCGCCAGACACAGAAACTACCACGAAAGCTAAAG AGCAAACGGAGGCTCCAACGACAGCAGCACCTGCGCCTGATGCAGAAACCACCACAAAAG AGCAAACAGCACAACCACCGCCGGCAACAGCACAACCACCGCCGGTAACAGCACAACCACCGCCGGCAACAGCACAACCACCGCCGGTAACAGCACAACCACCGCCGGTAACAGCACAACCACCGCCGGCAACAGCACAACCACCGCCGGCAACAGCACAACCACCGCCGGTAACAGCACAACCACCGCCGGCAACAGCACAACCACCGCCGGCAACAGCACAACCACCGCCGGTAACAGCACAACCACCGCCGGCAACAGCACAACCACCGCCTACAACAGCACAACCACCGCCGACAACAGCACAACCACCGCCTACAACAGCACAACCACCGCCGACAACAGCACAACCACCGCCGACAACAGCACAACCACCGCCGACAACAGCACAACCACCGCCAGACACAGAAACTACCACAATAGCTCAAG AGCAAACGGAAGCTCCTGCACCAGAAACTACTACAAAGGCTAAAG AGCAAACGGAAGCTCCGGTAACTGCAGCTCCTACTCCAGAAACTACCACAAAAGCTAAAG AACAAACGGAAGCTCCAGCAACAGCAGCGCCTGCACCAGAAACTACCACACAGGCTAAAG AACAAACGGAGGCACCAGTAACTGCAGCACCTGTACCTGCGCCTGAGACTACCACAAAAGCCCAAG AGCAAACAGAAGCTCCAGTAACAGCAGCGCCTGCGCCGGAAACAACCACAAAAGCTAAAG AACAAACCGAAGCACCAGTGACTGCAGCTCCGGCGCCTGCACCAGAAACTACCACAAAAGCTAAAGAAG AGCAAACAGATGCTCCAGCAACAGCAGCGCCTGCACCAGAAACTACCACAAAAGCTAAAG AACCAACGGCCTCGCCAGTTACTGCAGCACCTGCTCCTGCACCGGAAACTACTACAAAAGCTCCAG CACCAGTGACAGAAGCACCAGCACCTGTAACGGAGGCCCCAGTAGAGG CGACCACCGCCCAGTTCAACACATCCGGTTTCACTGGGTCTGTCTCAACATTTTACACACTTGCGGCGAGCGACGGCAATATCATTGTGATAACTTTTGGAGTAGAACTCATTCTAAAGTTGACACAAGAGAAGGCCtttacgtttgtgtttgttctgCAG GTGCGCTCTTCAGGCACAGTTACAGAAACCTTCAGCTCCATGGCGTCGTTAGCAGCGTTGTCTGGTGTTCGACAAGAAACCGTAATCAGCAGAGCAGAAACGAACGAAGAGGGAACAGACACCACCACTTTCATTTCCGCACTGGATAGGCAGAACAAGACGTCCACAGGCAACAACACAGAGTGTCTTTATACCATGGA GGTAACCCTGATGAAAATCCAGTTCACCAATTCGCTGACAGGCGAACTATACCCGTGCGATTTGGACAACCAAGCGAATGCTCAGCCCCCCTATTTGGAAATCAAAGACAAATATAACAACAC CGTCACCCATAGATATTGTTACGTGGACCAAAATGTGAGCATCCACTCATTTGGCGACCAGATGTTTGGCTATATTGTGACCAACGGAGATCCAAATATTATTCCAGACATTCA ggTGGttcaaaagaaggaagaatacTGTTGTGGCGGCGTGTTCTACGGAGCCTTCCGTGTGCCACTCATCATACCGTCGCCGGATTATCCTCAGTACAAACCCCACATGCGATGTCCTTTCATCTTCAGG TGCGACGAGGACTATGACGACTGCGTCATCCGTCTCGAATTCGAGAACTTCAACCTCGCCTCCAACGACCTCAGCCGAAGCCGTCGCCAAGCGCTGAACGAAAGCGACTTCGGGAACAGGACAGATGCCACCACCCTCGCCCCTTACGTTCCGCCAACCGGATCCGACTTCAACCGGACGATCTGCGCCGGCGAGGATGTGGTTCGGGTCAGTCAGTGCGGATCCATCTCGGCGATCAACTCTCGCGA gTTCTGCGCGGACAACCCTCCCTCGCAAGTCTACACAGGCTACAAAGAAGTGCTGTTGTACTTCGACTCGAACGACGAAAGGCAAGACCAGGGCTTCGTGATCAAATTCACGCCGAAGGACAGGAGGAAAT gGATTTATTCTGACGCCGAACTCGAGCCCAAGTGCT CGTGCGCGCATAACCTTCCCAACCAAATAAGAAAGTACtttagaaagaagaataagagcaaGGCCAATAAAGCGAAGGCAAACAACGAACCTCTGCGACgcgtgaggagagaagaaagggagaaactgaaggagaggagaaaggtcgAGGAGAGCAGAATCCCTGAACGGAGGACGAGGAAGCCAAAGAATGGAGATAATAAGGATACGAACGCTAACGACCCgggcaagaagagagaagaggatgtcGAAGGcccaagaaggaggaagaagaaattgcaGGGAGGAGACAGCATCACCGAGGGTCAGAACAGTGGAAAGAAcggaagagacaaagaggagaagaaCGGCGAGAAgccaaaggggaggaagaagaagaggatgaaggtagAAGACAAAGACACCGAgaaccaaaacaaaaagaaaaaggacggaGGAGACATCGAGGAGAACGGtccaaagagaaggaggaagaacggagggaacgaggaaaaggataaacgccaaaaaaagaggaggaagaagatcggAAATACGAATGCATccgagaacgaaggagggaatgagagagaacaaaagaaattcACGAAGGACATACGAAAGGACAAGTTactagaaaagaaggaaaagagacttcaaaagaagaataagaatggagaagaagacaTGCCTATGACGCGAGCCTTTAACGGGAAAACGAACAGGAAGCGGCAGCAATACCCATGGCTG gtCAGCTTGATACAATATGAGCGACCTCTCGTGGGAGAGAAGGTCAACCCTGATCGCCCTGTTGAGAGAGTGTGCGGGGGAACACTTCTGAGCGAGAGATACGTTCTCACTACAACTGCCTGCTGCACTTATTGCAA AACCGTttgggaaaagaagaataagaaaaataatagattacGGAAGAAGAGAGCCGCAGAAGGAGAGGACAATAAGATGACaaataaacgaaagagaaggaagggagaagacaaGAAGGGCGAAgtcaaagaaggagaagacgacacagaaaagaaaggaggtaataagaggagaagaaagaacaagaacacaaaCGGAGAACTAGAGAACGGTGGCAAGAATAGGGACAAAGACGAGAAACcgaagagaaatgggaagggaagaggaatgaagaaaggagacaagaagaacgacaacaaaaacgatgatgatgacgagaacaaagggaaaggaaaaagaaagaataaaggagacaagaacaacaacaacaaaaacaataatgatgacgagaacaagggaaaggaaaaggtaagaataaaggaaacaaaaacaacgaccgCGAAAACGATAACGACactgagaacaagaacaagaaaagacgcaaaggaaagaagaagggcgACAAGAAGAAAGACCCCAGCAACGACCTACAGAACGCCGGCCCCCGACAGAACAAGAAGATGCGCGACCCGCTCAAGAAAGACGTGGGTGCGATCATCGGCGAGGGTACCATCAACATCAAGAAGCTCGGGGACATCAAGCCACTGA
- the LOC125030942 gene encoding uncharacterized protein LOC125030942 isoform X33, whose translation MATEPPTTTSAPVTEPPVTAAPTQAPDTETTTKEQTEPPVTQAPDTETTTKTEVTTKQTESPVTAAPTTQAPDTETTTKAKEQTEAPTTAAPAPDAETTTKEQTAQPPPATAQPPPVTAQPPPATAQPPPVTAQPPPVTAQPPPATAQPPPATAQPPPVTAQPPPATAQPPPATAQPPPVTAQPPPATAQPPPTTAQPPPTTAQPPPTTAQPPPTTAQPPPTTAQPPPTTAQPPPDTETTTIAQEQTEAPAPETTTKAKEQTEAPVTAAPTPETTTKAKEQTEAPATAAPAPETTTQAKEQTEAPVTAAPVPAPETTTKAQEQTEAPVTAAPAPETTTKAKEQTEAPVTAAPAPAPETTTKAKEEQTDAPATAAPAPETTTKAKEPTASPVTAAPAPAPETTTKAPAPVTEAPAPVTEAPVEATTAQFNTSGFTGSVSTFYTLAASDGNIIVITFGVELILKLTQEKAFTFVFVLQVRSSGTVTETFSSMASLAALSGVRQETVISRAETNEEGTDTTTFISALDRQNKTSTGNNTECLYTMEVTLMKIQFTNSLTGELYPCDLDNQANAQPPYLEIKDKYNNTVTHRYCYVDQNVSIHSFGDQMFGYIVTNGDPNIIPDIQVVQKKEEYCCGGVFYGAFRVPLIIPSPDYPQYKPHMRCPFIFRCDEDYDDCVIRLEFENFNLASNDLSRSRRQALNESDFGNRTDATTLAPYVPPTGSDFNRTICAGEDVVRVSQCGSISAINSREFCADNPPSQVYTGYKEVLLYFDSNDERQDQGFVIKFTPKDRRKWIYSDAELEPKCSCAHNLPNQIRKYFRKKNKSKANKAKANNEPLRRVRREEREKLKERRKVEESRIPERRTRKPKNGDNKDTNANDPGKKREEDVEGPRRRKKKLQGGDSITEGQNSGKNGRDKEEKNGEKPKGRKKKRMKVEDKDTENQNKKKKDGGDIEENGPKRRRKNGGNEEKDKRQKKRRKKIGNTNASENEGGNEREQKKFTKDIRKDKLLEKKEKRLQKKNKNGEEDMPMTRAFNGKTNRKRQQYPWLVSLIQYERPLVGEKVNPDRPVERVCGGTLLSERYVLTTTACCTYCKTVWEKKNKKNNRLRKKRAAEGEDNKMTNKRKRRKGEDKKGEVKEGEDDTEKKGGNKRRRKNKNTNGELENGGKNRDKDEKPKRNGKGRGMKKGDKKNDNKNDDDDENKGKGKRKNKGDKNNNNKNNNDDENKGKEKVRIKETKTTTAKTITTLRTRTRKDAKERRRATRRKTPATTYRTPAPDRTRRCATRSRKTWVRSSARVPSTSRSSGTSSH comes from the exons AACAAACGGAACCACCGGTAACACAGGCCCCAGATACAGAAACTACCACGAAAACTGAAG TAACTACAAAACAAACGGAATCGCCTGTAACGGCAGCACCCACAACGCAGGCGCCAGACACAGAAACTACCACGAAAGCTAAAG AGCAAACGGAGGCTCCAACGACAGCAGCACCTGCGCCTGATGCAGAAACCACCACAAAAG AGCAAACAGCACAACCACCGCCGGCAACAGCACAACCACCGCCGGTAACAGCACAACCACCGCCGGCAACAGCACAACCACCGCCGGTAACAGCACAACCACCGCCGGTAACAGCACAACCACCGCCGGCAACAGCACAACCACCGCCGGCAACAGCACAACCACCGCCGGTAACAGCACAACCACCGCCGGCAACAGCACAACCACCGCCGGCAACAGCACAACCACCGCCGGTAACAGCACAACCACCGCCGGCAACAGCACAACCACCGCCTACAACAGCACAACCACCGCCGACAACAGCACAACCACCGCCTACAACAGCACAACCACCGCCGACAACAGCACAACCACCGCCGACAACAGCACAACCACCGCCGACAACAGCACAACCACCGCCAGACACAGAAACTACCACAATAGCTCAAG AGCAAACGGAAGCTCCTGCACCAGAAACTACTACAAAGGCTAAAG AGCAAACGGAAGCTCCGGTAACTGCAGCTCCTACTCCAGAAACTACCACAAAAGCTAAAG AACAAACGGAAGCTCCAGCAACAGCAGCGCCTGCACCAGAAACTACCACACAGGCTAAAG AACAAACGGAGGCACCAGTAACTGCAGCACCTGTACCTGCGCCTGAGACTACCACAAAAGCCCAAG AGCAAACAGAAGCTCCAGTAACAGCAGCGCCTGCGCCGGAAACAACCACAAAAGCTAAAG AACAAACCGAAGCACCAGTGACTGCAGCTCCGGCGCCTGCACCAGAAACTACCACAAAAGCTAAAGAAG AGCAAACAGATGCTCCAGCAACAGCAGCGCCTGCACCAGAAACTACCACAAAAGCTAAAG AACCAACGGCCTCGCCAGTTACTGCAGCACCTGCTCCTGCACCGGAAACTACTACAAAAGCTCCAG CACCAGTGACAGAAGCACCAGCACCTGTAACGGAGGCCCCAGTAGAGG CGACCACCGCCCAGTTCAACACATCCGGTTTCACTGGGTCTGTCTCAACATTTTACACACTTGCGGCGAGCGACGGCAATATCATTGTGATAACTTTTGGAGTAGAACTCATTCTAAAGTTGACACAAGAGAAGGCCtttacgtttgtgtttgttctgCAG GTGCGCTCTTCAGGCACAGTTACAGAAACCTTCAGCTCCATGGCGTCGTTAGCAGCGTTGTCTGGTGTTCGACAAGAAACCGTAATCAGCAGAGCAGAAACGAACGAAGAGGGAACAGACACCACCACTTTCATTTCCGCACTGGATAGGCAGAACAAGACGTCCACAGGCAACAACACAGAGTGTCTTTATACCATGGA GGTAACCCTGATGAAAATCCAGTTCACCAATTCGCTGACAGGCGAACTATACCCGTGCGATTTGGACAACCAAGCGAATGCTCAGCCCCCCTATTTGGAAATCAAAGACAAATATAACAACAC CGTCACCCATAGATATTGTTACGTGGACCAAAATGTGAGCATCCACTCATTTGGCGACCAGATGTTTGGCTATATTGTGACCAACGGAGATCCAAATATTATTCCAGACATTCA ggTGGttcaaaagaaggaagaatacTGTTGTGGCGGCGTGTTCTACGGAGCCTTCCGTGTGCCACTCATCATACCGTCGCCGGATTATCCTCAGTACAAACCCCACATGCGATGTCCTTTCATCTTCAGG TGCGACGAGGACTATGACGACTGCGTCATCCGTCTCGAATTCGAGAACTTCAACCTCGCCTCCAACGACCTCAGCCGAAGCCGTCGCCAAGCGCTGAACGAAAGCGACTTCGGGAACAGGACAGATGCCACCACCCTCGCCCCTTACGTTCCGCCAACCGGATCCGACTTCAACCGGACGATCTGCGCCGGCGAGGATGTGGTTCGGGTCAGTCAGTGCGGATCCATCTCGGCGATCAACTCTCGCGA gTTCTGCGCGGACAACCCTCCCTCGCAAGTCTACACAGGCTACAAAGAAGTGCTGTTGTACTTCGACTCGAACGACGAAAGGCAAGACCAGGGCTTCGTGATCAAATTCACGCCGAAGGACAGGAGGAAAT gGATTTATTCTGACGCCGAACTCGAGCCCAAGTGCT CGTGCGCGCATAACCTTCCCAACCAAATAAGAAAGTACtttagaaagaagaataagagcaaGGCCAATAAAGCGAAGGCAAACAACGAACCTCTGCGACgcgtgaggagagaagaaagggagaaactgaaggagaggagaaaggtcgAGGAGAGCAGAATCCCTGAACGGAGGACGAGGAAGCCAAAGAATGGAGATAATAAGGATACGAACGCTAACGACCCgggcaagaagagagaagaggatgtcGAAGGcccaagaaggaggaagaagaaattgcaGGGAGGAGACAGCATCACCGAGGGTCAGAACAGTGGAAAGAAcggaagagacaaagaggagaagaaCGGCGAGAAgccaaaggggaggaagaagaagaggatgaaggtagAAGACAAAGACACCGAgaaccaaaacaaaaagaaaaaggacggaGGAGACATCGAGGAGAACGGtccaaagagaaggaggaagaacggagggaacgaggaaaaggataaacgccaaaaaaagaggaggaagaagatcggAAATACGAATGCATccgagaacgaaggagggaatgagagagaacaaaagaaattcACGAAGGACATACGAAAGGACAAGTTactagaaaagaaggaaaagagacttcaaaagaagaataagaatggagaagaagacaTGCCTATGACGCGAGCCTTTAACGGGAAAACGAACAGGAAGCGGCAGCAATACCCATGGCTG gtCAGCTTGATACAATATGAGCGACCTCTCGTGGGAGAGAAGGTCAACCCTGATCGCCCTGTTGAGAGAGTGTGCGGGGGAACACTTCTGAGCGAGAGATACGTTCTCACTACAACTGCCTGCTGCACTTATTGCAA AACCGTttgggaaaagaagaataagaaaaataatagattacGGAAGAAGAGAGCCGCAGAAGGAGAGGACAATAAGATGACaaataaacgaaagagaaggaagggagaagacaaGAAGGGCGAAgtcaaagaaggagaagacgacacagaaaagaaaggaggtaataagaggagaagaaagaacaagaacacaaaCGGAGAACTAGAGAACGGTGGCAAGAATAGGGACAAAGACGAGAAACcgaagagaaatgggaagggaagaggaatgaagaaaggagacaagaagaacgacaacaaaaacgatgatgatgacgagaacaaagggaaaggaaaaagaaagaataaaggagacaagaacaacaacaacaaaaacaataatgatgacgagaacaagggaaaggaaaaggtaagaataaaggaaacaaaaacaacgaccgCGAAAACGATAACGACactgagaacaagaacaagaaaagacgcaaaggaaagaagaagggcgACAAGAAGAAAGACCCCAGCAACGACCTACAGAACGCCGGCCCCCGACAGAACAAGAAGATGCGCGACCCGCTCAAGAAAGACGTGGGTGCGATCATCGGCGAGGGTACCATCAACATCAAGAAGCTCGGGGACATCAAGCCACTGA